In one Vanessa tameamea isolate UH-Manoa-2023 chromosome 12, ilVanTame1 primary haplotype, whole genome shotgun sequence genomic region, the following are encoded:
- the Doa gene encoding uncharacterized protein Doa isoform X3 — MSGSLTTTGNGTTSPRPRYTRASTTSVTQLLSDGYSSIINRLTRRGPSEKNDHIIDSKLSAARTRYDDKMLSSKSSALTNVRRYENNTNILPYRPFVSSVTPNTKKFSDDRAYSSYLSSPKARIEQSPVHSNPSISALSRSDSFRRAHMKDNKSSPLTKRYPLKETNNNNLDSTIMLGSTRSRLEDKYSSVLDRIAIQKKEKARKEIVDREKTLEPESSFSRGLMRSFTTAVFGESSFKRHNYSHEKTRDKTPFRNTTDRRLSSHKQSDKIEFKNGFDVSPRERPQYGKDRDSIYRKHHRRSLRVEKSGSDKRSGKLTLRPVDISLSSGARDLISPPQLEVKNTKLNAIKTPASSPVNESGRQKQIYFPSSDEDDDKTPVGDRVLSERETRRKEIQSLIMKYAHLDEVYGRITEKEPNGVSNAIAPRKAEPIGVGDVVVLPPELRGRQRPHRPRHLMRRAATPPSSRARSSVKDDKDGHLVYWPGYVMGARYKIIETLGEGTFGKVVEVKDLEMEHRMALKIIKNVEKYREAAKLEINVLEKLADIDPDCKNLCVKMLDWFEYHGHMCIAFEMLGQSVFDFLKDNNYQPYPLEQVRHISYQLIYSVLFLHDNKLTHTDLKPENILFVDSDYEVVSVYNSSKKKHDLRRVKRSDVRLIDFGSATFDHEHHSTIVSTRHYRAPEVILELGWSQPCDVWSIGCIMFELHLGITLFQTHDNREHLAMMERILGPIPYRMARKTRTKYFYHGKLDWDDKSSAGRYVRENCKPLLRYLQSNSEEHRQLFELIARMLEYEPSQRITLREALKHPFFSKLPSQQRLGNDRARCNGEGSGSRERSHSLSR; from the exons ATGTCTGGTAGCTTAACGACCACCGGAAATGGAACAACGAGCCCGCGTCCACGTTATACTCGCGCTTCTACTACAAGCGTTACCCAGCTGTTATCAGATGGATATTCTAGCATTATCAATCGGCTTACACGTAGAGGGCCATCGGAGAAAAATGACCACATCATTGATTCCAAATTGTCTGCGGCGCGGACACGTTACGATGATAAAATGCTTTCGAGCAAAAGTTCTGCATTAACAAATGTGCGACGTTACGAAAACAATACTAACATATTGCCGTACAGACCTTTTGTGTCTAGTGTTACGCCGAACACGAAGAAATTCAGCGATGATCGGGCCTACTCAAGTTACCTGAGTTCACCTAAGGCTCGAATTGAACAATCACCTGTGCATTCAAACCCAAGCATTAGTGCTCTCAGTCGCAGTGACTCATTCCGTAGAGCTCACATGAAAGATAATAAATCATCACCGCTCACTAAGCGATATCCTCTCAaggaaactaataataataatttagatagcACGATTATGTTAGGTAGTACACGAAGTCGCTTAGAAGATAAATACTCATCAGTTTTAGATAGAATTGCTattcaaaaaaaagaaaaagcgCGAAAAGAAATAGTAGACCGTGAAAAGACTTTGGAACCAGAATCATCCTTTTCCAGAGGTTTAATGAGGAGCTTTACAACGGCTGTATTTGGTGAAAGTTCATTTAAAAGGCATAATTATTCGCATGAGAAAACGAGGGATAAAACTCCTTTCAGAAACACAACGGATCGACGTTTATCTAGTCATAAACAAAGTGATaaaatcgaatttaaaaatggaTTCGACGTATCTCCTCGGGAACGTCCTCAGTATGGCAAAGATAGAGATAGCATCTATCGTAAGCATCATAGGAGATCACTCAGAGTTGAAAAAAGTGGAAGTGATAAACGTAGTGGAAAACTAACTCTAAGACCTGTCGATATCAGCTTAAGTTCTGGTGCCAGAGATTTAATCTCGCCGCCACAACTAGAAGTTaagaatactaaattaaatgcaattaaaacGCCAGCATCTTCCCCTGTCAATGAGAGTGGGAGACAGAAACAAATTTATTTCCCATCAAGTGACGAAGACGACGATAAGACTCCGGTTGGTGACCGAGTGCTTAGCGAACGCGAGACACGGCGAAAAGAAATTCAAAGCCTAATAATGAAATATGCTCATTTAGACGAAGTTTACGGTCGTATAACTGAGAAGGAGCCTAACGGAGTATCAAATGCAATAGCACCTAGGAAAGCGGAACCCATTGGCGTCGGAGATGTGGTTGTGCTGCCGCCGGAACTGCGCGGCCGTCAACGGCCGCATAGACCACGGCATCTGATGCGACGCGCGGCTACGCCGCCT AGCTCCCGGGCACGCTCCTCCGTCAAGGACGACAAGGACGGACACCTGGTGTACTGGCCCGGATATGTCATGGGAGCGAGAT ACAAAATCATCGAGACGCTCGGTGAAGGCACCTTCGGCAAGGTGGTCGAGGTGAAGGACTTAGAAAT GGAGCACAGAATGGCTCTGaagataattaaaaacgttGAGAAGTACAGAGAGGCTGCAAAACTAGAAATAAACGTTTTAGAAAAGTTAGCTGATATTGACCCTGACtgtaaaaa CTTATGTGTGAAAATGTTAGACTGGTTCGAGTACCACGGACACATGTGTATTGCATTCGAAATGCTTGGACAAAGTGTATTTGACTTCCTA AAAGACAATAACTATCAACCTTACCCACTGGAACAAGTGCGTCACATTTCTTACCAACTCATATACAGCGTGCTGTTCCTGCACGACAACAAACTCACGCACACCGACCTGAAACCAGAAAACATACTCTTCGTGGACAGCGACTATGAAGTCGTCAGTGTATATAATAGTTCTAAAAAA AAACATGACTTACGGCGCGTGAAGCGCAGTGACGTGCGACTCATCGACTTTGGCAGCGCGACCTTCGACCACGAGCACCACAGCACAATCGTCTCCACCAGGCATTATAGGGCGCCGGAGGTCATATTAg AGCTGGGTTGGTCACAACCGTGCGACGTGTGGTCGATAGGTTGTATAATGTTCGAGTTGCACCTCGGGATTACGCTCTTCCAGACACATGACAACCGCGAGCATCTCGCCATGATGGAGCGCATCCTCGGACCCATACCGTACAG aatggCACGAAAGAcaagaacaaaatatttctacCATGGCAAATTAGACTGGGACGACAAATCGTCAGCGGGCCGATATGTAAGAGAAAATTGTAAACCACTTTTG AGGTACCTGCAAAGCAACAGTGAGGAGCACCGGCAGCTTTTCGAGCTGATAGCGCGCATGCTGGAGTACGAGCCCTCGCAACGCATCACGCTGCGAGAAGCACTCAAGCATCCCTTCTTCAGTAAGCTGCCATCGCAGCAGCGTCTTG GCAATGACCGCGCCAGGTGCAACGGTGAGGGTTCGGGGTCCCGTGAGCGATCACATTCGCTCAGCAGGTGA
- the LOC113392948 gene encoding NADP-dependent malic enzyme isoform X2 has product MGNSASLKLNDKRKWQSETAMSPAPPAPRDKNNTQFACSKQSLTVSGRTCTYEMERDRIGVWGSGDGQSNSRLSGLDRLKHPGLNKGMAFTIEERQAMGIHGLLPPRVKSQEEQVHLCKLSFDRYEDPLNKYIYLMGLLDRNEHLFYRFVGENVAEMMPIVYTPTVGLACQKYGLVYRRPRGLFITINDKGHIYDILKNWPETDVRAIVVTDGERILGLGDLGACGMGIPVGKLSLYTALAGIKPHQCLPITLDVGTNTQTMLDDPLYIGLRQKRVRGAAYDEFIDEFMQAVVQRFGQNCLIQFEDFGNANAFRLLEKYRGKYCTFNDDIQGTAAVAVAGLLASLRVTGTRLSHNTFVFQGAGEASLGIAELCVMAMKAEGTSEADARNRIWMVDSKGLIVKNRPEGGLNEHKEKFAKNCPPIRTLAEVVNVAKPSVLIGAAAVGGAFTADILRAMGENNDRPVIFALSNPTSKAECTAEEAYGNTDDRAIFASGSPFPDYRTKDGRVLRPGQGNNAYIFPGLALGILCAGLVDISDDFMLLAAEALAEIVSQDNLDQGSLYPPLADIQECSIQIAKKVVQHAYKTGKASVQPQPLDTEAFIRAQMYDVRYTPALPPRYDWPAADAPRVALM; this is encoded by the exons ATGGGAAATTCTGCATCGCTGAAACTTAACGATAAAAGAAAATGGCA GAGCGAAACCGCGATGAGTCCAGCGCCCCCCGCGCCGCGAGACAAAAACAACACGCAGTTCGCCTGTAGCAAGCAGTCGCTCACTGTCAGTGGAAGAACGTGTACGTACGAAATGGAACGCGATCGTATTGGTGTCTGGGGCTCCGGGGACGGCCAGTCCAACAGCCGGCTCTCGGGTCTCGACCGCCTGAAGCACCCCGGACTCAACAAG GGTATGGCGTTTACAATTGAGGAGCGTCAAGCGATGGGCATCCACGGCCTGTTGCCCCCGAGGGTGAAAAGTCAAGAAGAGCAGGTGCACCTGTGCAAGCTGTCTTTCGACCGGTATGAGGATCCTCTGAACAAGTATATCTATCTGATGGGATTACTT GATCGTAACGAGCATCTTTTCTACCGATTCGTCGGGGAAAACGTCGCGGAAATGATGCCTATAGTGTACACGCCAACTGTGGGGCTCGCGTGTCAGAAGTACGGGCTGGTGTATCGCCGACCGCGCGGTCTCTTTATCACCATCAACGACAAGGGAcacatatatgatatattaaagaACTG gCCCGAAACCGATGTACGCGCTATCGTAGTAACAGACGGTGAACGTATCCTCGGCTTGGGAGACTTGGGCGCCTGTGGTATGGGTATTCCCGTGGGCAAGTTGTCGCTGTACACCGCGCTGGCTGGTATCAAACCTCACCAGTGCCTGCCTATCACGCTTG ATGTGGGCACGAACACCCAGACGATGTTGGACGACCCGCTGTACATCGGTCTGCGTCAGAAACGTGTCCGTGGCGCCGCCTACGACGAGTTCATCGACGAGTTCATGCAAGCCGTCGTGCAGCGCTTCGGGCAGAACTGCCTCATACAGTTCGAGGACTTCGGCAACGCGAACGCCTTCCGTCTGCTAGAGAAGTACCGTGGAAA GTACTGCACATTCAACGACGACATCCAGGGTACGGCGGCGGTGGCGGTGGCCGGCCTGCTGGCGTCGCTGCGCGTCACGGGCACGCGCCTGTCTCACAACACCTTCGTGTTCCAGGGCGCCGGGGAG GCGTCTTTGGGTATTGCGGAGTTGTGCGTGATGGCCATGAAAGCCGAAGGTACCTCTGAAGCGGATGCTCGCAACCGTATCTGGATGGTGGATTCCAAGGGTCTTATCGTGAAGAACAGGCCCGAGGGCGGCCTCAACGAGCACAAGGAGAAATTTGCGAAGAACTGCCCGCCCATTCGCACCCTTGCCGAAGTAGTCAACGTAGCGAAACCGTCTGTACTCATCG GCGCGGCGGCCGTCGGCGGCGCCTTCACCGCCGACATCCTGCGCGCTATGGGGGAGAACAACGACAGACCCGTCATTTTCGCGCTCTCCAACCCCACCAGCAAGGCTGAGTGCACTGCAGAGGAGGCCTACGGGAACACCGAC GACCGCGCCATCTTCGCGTCGGGCTCGCCGTTCCCCGACTACCGCACCAAGGACGGTCGCGTGCTGCGGCCGGGCCAGGGCAACAACGCCTACATCTTCCCCGGCCTGGCGCTCGGCATCCTGTGCGCCGGCCTCGTCGACATCTCCGACGACTTCATGCTGCTCGCTGCCGAG GCTTTGGCTGAGATCGTGTCCCAAGACAATCTGGACCAGGGCAGCCTGTACCCGCCCCTGGCGGACATACAAGAGTGCTCGATTCAGATCGCCAAGAAAGTAGTGCAACACGCATACAAAACcg GCAAAGCGTCGGTGCAGCCGCAGCCGCTGGACACGGAAGCGTTCATCCGCGCGCAGATGTACGACGTGCGGTACACGCCCGCGCTGCCGCCGCGCTACGACTGGCCCGCGGCCGACGCGCCGCGCGTCGCGCTCATGTAA
- the LOC113392948 gene encoding NADP-dependent malic enzyme isoform X3, with product MSPAPPAPRDKNNTQFACSKQSLTVSGRTCTYEMERDRIGVWGSGDGQSNSRLSGLDRLKHPGLNKGMAFTIEERQAMGIHGLLPPRVKSQEEQVHLCKLSFDRYEDPLNKYIYLMGLLDRNEHLFYRFVGENVAEMMPIVYTPTVGLACQKYGLVYRRPRGLFITINDKGHIYDILKNWPETDVRAIVVTDGERILGLGDLGACGMGIPVGKLSLYTALAGIKPHQCLPITLDVGTNTQTMLDDPLYIGLRQKRVRGAAYDEFIDEFMQAVVQRFGQNCLIQFEDFGNANAFRLLEKYRGKYCTFNDDIQGTAAVAVAGLLASLRVTGTRLSHNTFVFQGAGEASLGIAELCVMAMKAEGTSEADARNRIWMVDSKGLIVKNRPEGGLNEHKEKFAKNCPPIRTLAEVVNVAKPSVLIGAAAVGGAFTADILRAMGENNDRPVIFALSNPTSKAECTAEEAYGNTDDRAIFASGSPFPDYRTKDGRVLRPGQGNNAYIFPGLALGILCAGLVDISDDFMLLAAEALAEIVSQDNLDQGSLYPPLADIQECSIQIAKKVVQHAYKTGKASVQPQPLDTEAFIRAQMYDVRYTPALPPRYDWPAADAPRVALM from the exons ATGAGTCCAGCGCCCCCCGCGCCGCGAGACAAAAACAACACGCAGTTCGCCTGTAGCAAGCAGTCGCTCACTGTCAGTGGAAGAACGTGTACGTACGAAATGGAACGCGATCGTATTGGTGTCTGGGGCTCCGGGGACGGCCAGTCCAACAGCCGGCTCTCGGGTCTCGACCGCCTGAAGCACCCCGGACTCAACAAG GGTATGGCGTTTACAATTGAGGAGCGTCAAGCGATGGGCATCCACGGCCTGTTGCCCCCGAGGGTGAAAAGTCAAGAAGAGCAGGTGCACCTGTGCAAGCTGTCTTTCGACCGGTATGAGGATCCTCTGAACAAGTATATCTATCTGATGGGATTACTT GATCGTAACGAGCATCTTTTCTACCGATTCGTCGGGGAAAACGTCGCGGAAATGATGCCTATAGTGTACACGCCAACTGTGGGGCTCGCGTGTCAGAAGTACGGGCTGGTGTATCGCCGACCGCGCGGTCTCTTTATCACCATCAACGACAAGGGAcacatatatgatatattaaagaACTG gCCCGAAACCGATGTACGCGCTATCGTAGTAACAGACGGTGAACGTATCCTCGGCTTGGGAGACTTGGGCGCCTGTGGTATGGGTATTCCCGTGGGCAAGTTGTCGCTGTACACCGCGCTGGCTGGTATCAAACCTCACCAGTGCCTGCCTATCACGCTTG ATGTGGGCACGAACACCCAGACGATGTTGGACGACCCGCTGTACATCGGTCTGCGTCAGAAACGTGTCCGTGGCGCCGCCTACGACGAGTTCATCGACGAGTTCATGCAAGCCGTCGTGCAGCGCTTCGGGCAGAACTGCCTCATACAGTTCGAGGACTTCGGCAACGCGAACGCCTTCCGTCTGCTAGAGAAGTACCGTGGAAA GTACTGCACATTCAACGACGACATCCAGGGTACGGCGGCGGTGGCGGTGGCCGGCCTGCTGGCGTCGCTGCGCGTCACGGGCACGCGCCTGTCTCACAACACCTTCGTGTTCCAGGGCGCCGGGGAG GCGTCTTTGGGTATTGCGGAGTTGTGCGTGATGGCCATGAAAGCCGAAGGTACCTCTGAAGCGGATGCTCGCAACCGTATCTGGATGGTGGATTCCAAGGGTCTTATCGTGAAGAACAGGCCCGAGGGCGGCCTCAACGAGCACAAGGAGAAATTTGCGAAGAACTGCCCGCCCATTCGCACCCTTGCCGAAGTAGTCAACGTAGCGAAACCGTCTGTACTCATCG GCGCGGCGGCCGTCGGCGGCGCCTTCACCGCCGACATCCTGCGCGCTATGGGGGAGAACAACGACAGACCCGTCATTTTCGCGCTCTCCAACCCCACCAGCAAGGCTGAGTGCACTGCAGAGGAGGCCTACGGGAACACCGAC GACCGCGCCATCTTCGCGTCGGGCTCGCCGTTCCCCGACTACCGCACCAAGGACGGTCGCGTGCTGCGGCCGGGCCAGGGCAACAACGCCTACATCTTCCCCGGCCTGGCGCTCGGCATCCTGTGCGCCGGCCTCGTCGACATCTCCGACGACTTCATGCTGCTCGCTGCCGAG GCTTTGGCTGAGATCGTGTCCCAAGACAATCTGGACCAGGGCAGCCTGTACCCGCCCCTGGCGGACATACAAGAGTGCTCGATTCAGATCGCCAAGAAAGTAGTGCAACACGCATACAAAACcg GCAAAGCGTCGGTGCAGCCGCAGCCGCTGGACACGGAAGCGTTCATCCGCGCGCAGATGTACGACGTGCGGTACACGCCCGCGCTGCCGCCGCGCTACGACTGGCCCGCGGCCGACGCGCCGCGCGTCGCGCTCATGTAA
- the LOC113392948 gene encoding NADP-dependent malic enzyme isoform X1 — MEFFSRKVKSNEQIDARQLNGARNILKHKQSETAMSPAPPAPRDKNNTQFACSKQSLTVSGRTCTYEMERDRIGVWGSGDGQSNSRLSGLDRLKHPGLNKGMAFTIEERQAMGIHGLLPPRVKSQEEQVHLCKLSFDRYEDPLNKYIYLMGLLDRNEHLFYRFVGENVAEMMPIVYTPTVGLACQKYGLVYRRPRGLFITINDKGHIYDILKNWPETDVRAIVVTDGERILGLGDLGACGMGIPVGKLSLYTALAGIKPHQCLPITLDVGTNTQTMLDDPLYIGLRQKRVRGAAYDEFIDEFMQAVVQRFGQNCLIQFEDFGNANAFRLLEKYRGKYCTFNDDIQGTAAVAVAGLLASLRVTGTRLSHNTFVFQGAGEASLGIAELCVMAMKAEGTSEADARNRIWMVDSKGLIVKNRPEGGLNEHKEKFAKNCPPIRTLAEVVNVAKPSVLIGAAAVGGAFTADILRAMGENNDRPVIFALSNPTSKAECTAEEAYGNTDDRAIFASGSPFPDYRTKDGRVLRPGQGNNAYIFPGLALGILCAGLVDISDDFMLLAAEALAEIVSQDNLDQGSLYPPLADIQECSIQIAKKVVQHAYKTGKASVQPQPLDTEAFIRAQMYDVRYTPALPPRYDWPAADAPRVALM; from the exons atggaattcTTCTCGCGCAAAGTCAAATCTAACGAGCAAATTGACGCACGTCAGTTGAATGGCGCGCGCAACATACTCAAACATAAaca GAGCGAAACCGCGATGAGTCCAGCGCCCCCCGCGCCGCGAGACAAAAACAACACGCAGTTCGCCTGTAGCAAGCAGTCGCTCACTGTCAGTGGAAGAACGTGTACGTACGAAATGGAACGCGATCGTATTGGTGTCTGGGGCTCCGGGGACGGCCAGTCCAACAGCCGGCTCTCGGGTCTCGACCGCCTGAAGCACCCCGGACTCAACAAG GGTATGGCGTTTACAATTGAGGAGCGTCAAGCGATGGGCATCCACGGCCTGTTGCCCCCGAGGGTGAAAAGTCAAGAAGAGCAGGTGCACCTGTGCAAGCTGTCTTTCGACCGGTATGAGGATCCTCTGAACAAGTATATCTATCTGATGGGATTACTT GATCGTAACGAGCATCTTTTCTACCGATTCGTCGGGGAAAACGTCGCGGAAATGATGCCTATAGTGTACACGCCAACTGTGGGGCTCGCGTGTCAGAAGTACGGGCTGGTGTATCGCCGACCGCGCGGTCTCTTTATCACCATCAACGACAAGGGAcacatatatgatatattaaagaACTG gCCCGAAACCGATGTACGCGCTATCGTAGTAACAGACGGTGAACGTATCCTCGGCTTGGGAGACTTGGGCGCCTGTGGTATGGGTATTCCCGTGGGCAAGTTGTCGCTGTACACCGCGCTGGCTGGTATCAAACCTCACCAGTGCCTGCCTATCACGCTTG ATGTGGGCACGAACACCCAGACGATGTTGGACGACCCGCTGTACATCGGTCTGCGTCAGAAACGTGTCCGTGGCGCCGCCTACGACGAGTTCATCGACGAGTTCATGCAAGCCGTCGTGCAGCGCTTCGGGCAGAACTGCCTCATACAGTTCGAGGACTTCGGCAACGCGAACGCCTTCCGTCTGCTAGAGAAGTACCGTGGAAA GTACTGCACATTCAACGACGACATCCAGGGTACGGCGGCGGTGGCGGTGGCCGGCCTGCTGGCGTCGCTGCGCGTCACGGGCACGCGCCTGTCTCACAACACCTTCGTGTTCCAGGGCGCCGGGGAG GCGTCTTTGGGTATTGCGGAGTTGTGCGTGATGGCCATGAAAGCCGAAGGTACCTCTGAAGCGGATGCTCGCAACCGTATCTGGATGGTGGATTCCAAGGGTCTTATCGTGAAGAACAGGCCCGAGGGCGGCCTCAACGAGCACAAGGAGAAATTTGCGAAGAACTGCCCGCCCATTCGCACCCTTGCCGAAGTAGTCAACGTAGCGAAACCGTCTGTACTCATCG GCGCGGCGGCCGTCGGCGGCGCCTTCACCGCCGACATCCTGCGCGCTATGGGGGAGAACAACGACAGACCCGTCATTTTCGCGCTCTCCAACCCCACCAGCAAGGCTGAGTGCACTGCAGAGGAGGCCTACGGGAACACCGAC GACCGCGCCATCTTCGCGTCGGGCTCGCCGTTCCCCGACTACCGCACCAAGGACGGTCGCGTGCTGCGGCCGGGCCAGGGCAACAACGCCTACATCTTCCCCGGCCTGGCGCTCGGCATCCTGTGCGCCGGCCTCGTCGACATCTCCGACGACTTCATGCTGCTCGCTGCCGAG GCTTTGGCTGAGATCGTGTCCCAAGACAATCTGGACCAGGGCAGCCTGTACCCGCCCCTGGCGGACATACAAGAGTGCTCGATTCAGATCGCCAAGAAAGTAGTGCAACACGCATACAAAACcg GCAAAGCGTCGGTGCAGCCGCAGCCGCTGGACACGGAAGCGTTCATCCGCGCGCAGATGTACGACGTGCGGTACACGCCCGCGCTGCCGCCGCGCTACGACTGGCCCGCGGCCGACGCGCCGCGCGTCGCGCTCATGTAA